One window of Triticum dicoccoides isolate Atlit2015 ecotype Zavitan chromosome 5A, WEW_v2.0, whole genome shotgun sequence genomic DNA carries:
- the LOC119297730 gene encoding dehydration-responsive element-binding protein 1H-like, with the protein MAAGVDVQAATSSTSASSSSPSSTSSHPKRPAGRTKFKETRHPVYRGVRRRGNAGRWVCEVRVPGQRGERLWLGTYLTADAAARAHDAAMLGLLGRSAACLNFADSAWLLAVPPALADLAAVRRAALAAVADFQRRHAPNSAATVPADEETSGASALSSADNASGSSATSQPWAEGTFEVPSALGSDMFELDLSGEMDLGTYYADLADGLLLEPPPSLDSGACWDTGDGGADSGLWSY; encoded by the exons ATGGCGGCGGGCGTGGACGTGCAGGCCGCCACCTCGTCGACATCCGC CTCCTCTTCCTCGCCGTCGTCGACCTCCTCGCACCCGAAGCGCCCCGCCGGGCGCACCAAGTTCAAGGAGACGCGCCACCCGGTGTACCGCGGCGTGCGGCGCCGGGGCAACGCCGGCCGCTGGGTGTGCGAGGTGCGCGTCCCCGGGCAGCGCGGCGAGCGGCTCTGGCTCGGAACGTACCTCACAGCCGACGCGGCCGCGCGTGCGCACGACGCCGCCATGCTCGGCCTGCTCGGTCGCTCCGCCGCGTGCCTCAATTTcgccgactccgcttggctccttgCCGTGCCGCCCGCGCTCGCCGACCTCGCGGCCGTCAGGCGCGCGGCCCTCGCCGCCGTGGCGGACTTCCAGCGCCGGCATGCCCCCAACAGCGCAGCCACCGTCCCCGCTGATGAGGAGACCTCCGGCGCGTCCGCTCTGTCGTCTGCGGACAATGCGAGCGGTTCGTCAGCGACGTCGCAACCTTGGGCCGAGGGAACGTTCGAGGTGCCGTCCGCGCTGGGCAGCGACATGTTCGAGCTGGACTTGTCCGGGGAGATGGACCTGGGCACGTACTACGCGGACCTCGCGGACGGGCTGCTCctggagccgccgccgtcgctgGACAGCGGGGCGTGCTGGGACACCGGAGACGGCGGAGCTGACTCCGGGCTCTGGAGCTACTGA